One genomic region from Deinococcus budaensis encodes:
- a CDS encoding lysophospholipid acyltransferase family protein, whose translation MSDARTPASAPAEAASAPRVTPWVYRAVVFLTTLPVLLRGGRIEVRGRGHVPPPGTPLIVAANHRSAFDPFLIARSLPPGRYLQFMAKKELFVPVIGAIIRAGGSFPVDRRANDLGAVRTSLRILQRGGTLGIFPEGTRGGGEVQGGVALLALKGKAPVLPVGLRREGRRWIVEFGPPIAPAGGLKALTAEVGERLGELAGAPMVHRRDQSGA comes from the coding sequence ATGAGCGACGCCCGCACTCCTGCCTCTGCCCCGGCCGAAGCGGCCAGCGCGCCGCGCGTCACGCCCTGGGTCTACCGGGCCGTCGTGTTCCTGACCACGCTGCCCGTGCTGCTGCGCGGAGGCCGCATCGAGGTGCGCGGGCGCGGGCATGTGCCGCCGCCCGGCACGCCGCTGATCGTGGCGGCCAACCACCGCAGCGCCTTTGACCCCTTCCTGATCGCGCGCAGCCTGCCGCCCGGAAGGTACCTGCAATTCATGGCGAAAAAGGAGCTGTTCGTGCCGGTGATCGGGGCGATTATCCGCGCGGGCGGCTCTTTTCCGGTGGACCGCCGGGCAAACGACCTGGGCGCGGTGCGGACCAGCCTGCGCATCTTGCAGCGGGGCGGCACGCTGGGCATCTTCCCGGAAGGCACGCGCGGCGGCGGCGAGGTGCAGGGCGGGGTCGCGCTGCTGGCCCTCAAGGGCAAGGCCCCGGTGCTCCCGGTCGGCCTGCGGCGCGAGGGACGGCGCTGGATCGTGGAGTTCGGCCCGCCCATCGCGCCTGCGGGGGGCCTGAAAGCCCTGACCGCCGAGGTCGGCGAGCGGCTGGGCGAGTTGGCCGGGGCGCCGATGGTGCACCGCCGGGACCAGTCCGGGGCGTAA
- a CDS encoding DUF2089 domain-containing protein, which yields MPRPLPLPFPDETEAPLVTELRFPTSGVTVRGVFDLNEFATLSPENLDFLRLYIRVRGNLKEVERVLGVSYPTVRARFDTLLRAIGYEPEAADPQAEVLLSLERGEITPDEAARKLRR from the coding sequence ATGCCCAGACCCCTGCCCCTGCCCTTTCCCGACGAGACGGAAGCCCCGCTGGTCACCGAGCTGCGGTTTCCGACCAGCGGCGTGACCGTGCGCGGCGTGTTTGACCTCAACGAGTTCGCCACCCTCTCGCCCGAGAACCTCGACTTTCTGCGCCTCTACATCCGGGTGCGCGGCAACCTCAAGGAGGTCGAGCGGGTGCTGGGGGTCAGCTACCCGACCGTCCGCGCCCGCTTCGACACCCTGCTGCGCGCCATCGGCTACGAACCCGAGGCCGCCGATCCCCAGGCCGAGGTGCTGCTCAGCCTGGAGCGCGGCGAGATCACGCCCGACGAGGCGGCGCGGAAGCTGCGGCGGTAG
- the xseB gene encoding exodeoxyribonuclease VII small subunit has translation MPDASPPLSYREAYARLARIAAELETGEADLDRVLPLLEEARAAYAACRERIEAVREVLAGEWTEGELAADDQEGRAPDPDSPDPDGPDTDSPDADDEPY, from the coding sequence ATGCCGGACGCTTCCCCGCCCCTGTCCTACCGCGAGGCCTACGCCCGGCTCGCGCGCATCGCCGCCGAGCTGGAAACGGGCGAGGCCGACCTCGACCGCGTGCTGCCGCTGCTCGAAGAAGCCCGCGCCGCCTACGCCGCCTGCCGCGAACGCATCGAGGCCGTGCGCGAGGTGCTGGCGGGCGAGTGGACCGAGGGTGAGCTGGCGGCAGACGACCAGGAAGGGCGCGCCCCCGACCCGGACAGCCCGGACCCGGACGGCCCAGACACGGACAGCCCGGACGCGGACGACGAGCCGTACTGA
- a CDS encoding flavin reductase family protein: MVPLPDFKHFDFAGLGAADRYKLVTAVVVPRPIAWVSTLGRGGEVNLAPYSFFGLMGSDPAVVAFAPGDRPGGTPKDTALNIGAGGEFTVNLVSAELAEVMNATATDFPYGLGEPGEVGVALAPGVRVQVPRVAASPAALECREVQTVQIGRTRVVLGEVLGLHLRADALLDEARKYVDTAALDLVGRMGGRGGYTRTRDTFTLERFTYAQWQRAREDTPLG, encoded by the coding sequence ATGGTTCCCCTTCCAGACTTCAAGCACTTCGATTTCGCGGGGTTGGGCGCCGCCGACCGTTACAAGCTGGTGACGGCGGTGGTCGTGCCGCGTCCCATCGCCTGGGTGAGCACCCTGGGCCGGGGCGGGGAGGTGAACCTCGCGCCGTATTCCTTTTTCGGGCTGATGGGGTCGGACCCGGCGGTGGTGGCCTTTGCGCCCGGCGACCGCCCCGGCGGCACCCCCAAGGACACGGCGCTGAATATCGGCGCTGGCGGCGAATTCACCGTGAATCTGGTCAGCGCCGAGCTGGCGGAGGTGATGAACGCGACCGCCACCGACTTTCCCTACGGCCTGGGCGAGCCGGGGGAGGTCGGCGTGGCCCTGGCGCCCGGCGTGCGGGTGCAGGTTCCCCGGGTGGCCGCCAGCCCCGCCGCCCTGGAATGCCGCGAGGTCCAGACCGTGCAGATCGGGCGCACCCGCGTGGTGCTGGGCGAAGTCCTGGGCCTGCACCTGCGCGCCGACGCCCTGCTCGACGAGGCCAGAAAGTACGTGGACACCGCCGCCCTCGATCTGGTGGGACGGATGGGCGGCCGGGGAGGCTACACCCGCACGCGCGACACCTTTACCCTGGAGCGCTTCACCTACGCCCAGTGGCAGCGGGCGCGGGAGGACACGCCGCTGGGGTGA
- a CDS encoding GGDEF domain-containing protein, with translation MAWRVSPAAQATPEFQFRRHSLLVILACVMLASGLTLGVSSEWMFTARDQGVLGFIAVKNVALFVWLWRRPGALRLVGLTELLLEGTGGVLSLGETLLVERAASGLGGYAYWLVLNYFVAALVFSPRTALGVSLGWFAALLGLGGAYWLSAATPAALRAQWGNDLLQLYLTHATFIAFLTLQGGLLRRYLQAMVQAERAARAALVDDLTGLPNRRQLDLWLQAQQARAGQTGDLWSVILFDLDHFKRVNDTFGHAAGDRVLRAAAQAAGGVLEEGDRLGRWGGEEFLVIVPGQGRAGAERLARDLQAAVAAQPHGEVGQVTVSCGVAQSQPGERYPELLERADAALYTAKRAGRALVVVAS, from the coding sequence ATGGCGTGGCGCGTTTCCCCAGCAGCCCAAGCGACTCCGGAATTCCAGTTCCGGCGCCACTCGCTGCTGGTGATTCTGGCGTGCGTGATGCTCGCGTCGGGGCTGACGCTGGGCGTGTCCTCGGAGTGGATGTTCACCGCGCGGGACCAGGGCGTGCTGGGCTTTATCGCGGTCAAGAACGTGGCGCTCTTCGTGTGGCTGTGGCGGCGGCCCGGCGCCCTGCGGCTGGTGGGCCTCACCGAACTGCTGCTGGAGGGCACCGGCGGCGTGCTGAGCCTGGGCGAGACGCTGCTGGTCGAGCGGGCGGCCTCCGGGTTGGGCGGGTACGCCTACTGGCTGGTCCTGAACTACTTCGTCGCGGCGCTGGTCTTTTCTCCACGCACGGCGCTGGGGGTGTCGCTGGGGTGGTTCGCGGCGCTGCTGGGGCTGGGCGGCGCGTACTGGCTGTCTGCGGCGACTCCGGCGGCGCTGCGCGCGCAGTGGGGCAACGATCTGCTGCAACTGTACCTGACCCACGCGACCTTTATCGCCTTTCTGACGCTTCAGGGCGGGTTGCTGCGCCGTTACCTCCAGGCCATGGTGCAGGCCGAGCGCGCCGCCCGCGCCGCGCTGGTGGACGACCTGACGGGCCTGCCCAACCGGCGGCAGCTCGACTTGTGGTTGCAGGCCCAGCAGGCGCGGGCCGGGCAGACCGGGGACCTCTGGAGCGTGATCCTTTTTGACCTCGACCATTTCAAGCGGGTCAACGACACCTTCGGGCACGCGGCGGGCGACCGGGTGCTGCGCGCCGCCGCCCAGGCCGCCGGGGGGGTGCTGGAGGAGGGCGACCGGCTGGGCCGCTGGGGCGGCGAGGAATTTCTGGTGATCGTGCCGGGCCAGGGCCGCGCGGGCGCCGAGCGCCTCGCCAGGGACCTTCAGGCGGCGGTCGCGGCGCAGCCGCACGGCGAGGTGGGCCAGGTCACGGTGAGCTGCGGCGTGGCCCAGAGCCAGCCCGGCGAGCGCTACCCCGAGCTGCTGGAGCGGGCCGACGCGGCGCTTTACACGGCCAAGCGCGCCGGCCGCGCGCTGGTGGTGGTGGCGTCCTGA